Proteins co-encoded in one Arachis hypogaea cultivar Tifrunner chromosome 13, arahy.Tifrunner.gnm2.J5K5, whole genome shotgun sequence genomic window:
- the LOC112737263 gene encoding CYP enzymes assisting alcohol dehydrogenase — MTNTSKVITCKGAVCWGAGEAVRLEEIQVDPPKANEVRVKMICASICHTDITTIQGLLPFFRYPIALGHEGVGVVESVGDGVTNLKEGDMVIPTYIGECQECENCISGKSNLCLTYPMRMSALMPDNTSRLSCKGNSLYYCLTFATWSEYTVIDVNYLIKVDPIINPAHASFISCGFSTGYGAAWREAKVESGSSVVVFGLGAVGLGAISGAKMLGARKIIGIDTNNLKREKGEAFGMTHFINPNDSDKSPSTLVKELSDGFGVDYSFECTGVAPLLTECLEATKMGSGKAISIGAGNEATVPLGQFSLLFGRTLKGSIFGGLKAISDLSIIADKCLKQEFPLEELHTHEVQLEDVNEAFELLKQPNCVKIVIKM; from the exons ATGACAAACACTTCAAAGGTTATTACATGCAAAG GTGCTGTTTGTTGGGGTGCTGGTGAAGCTGTGAGATTAGAAGAGATACAAGTTGATCCACCAAAAGCAAATGAAGTTCGAGTCAAGATGATTTGTGCTAGCATCTGCCACACTGATATCACCACCATTCAAGGATTATTACCATTT TTTCGTTATCCAATAGCTCTTGGTCACGAAGGAGTTGG GGTTGTGGAATCAGTTGGAGATGGAGTGACAAATCTAAAAGAAGGGGATATGGTGATTCCAACATACATAGGAGAGTGCCAAGAATGTGAGAATTGCATTTCAGGAAAATCAAACTTGTGCTTAACATATCCTATGAGGATGAGTGCCTTGATGCCAGATAACACTTCAAGATTGTCCTGCAAAGGCAACAGCTTATATTACTGTTTAACTTTCGCCACGTGGTCCGAGTACACGGTTATCGATGTTAACTACCTTATTAAGGTTGATCCAATCATTAATCCAGCTCATGCCAGCTTCATCTCATGTGGATTCTCAACTGGCTATGGAGCTGCATGGAGAGAAGCCAAAGTTGAAAGTGGATCAAGTGTTGTTGTTTTTGGTCTTGGTGCTGTTGGATTAGGG GCTATAAGTGGAGCAAAAATGTTGGGGGCAAGAAAGATAATAGGAATTGACACAAATAACTTGAAGAGAGAAAAAGGAGAAGCATTTGGAATGACTCACTTTATAAATCCAAATGATTCTGATAAATCTCCTTCAACATTGGTGAAAGAATTGAGTGATGGATTTGGTGTGGATTATTCATTTGAGTGCACTGGAGTTGCCCCTTTGCTCACTGAATGCTTAGAAGCCACAAAAATG GGAAGTGGCAAGGCAATATCAATTGGAGCAGGAAATGAAGCTACTGTGCCTCTTGGTCAATTTTCACTTCTTTTTGGCAGAACTTTGAAAGGTTCTATTTTTGGAGGGCTTAAAGCCATTTCAGATCTTTCTATTATAGCTGACAAGTGCCTCAAGCAG GAGTTTCCTCTTGAAGAATTACACACCCATGAGGTCCAATTGGAAGATGTAAACGAAGCATTTGAGTTGTTGAAACAGCCCAACTGTGTGAAAATTGTCATCAAGatgtga
- the LOC112737264 gene encoding CYP enzymes assisting alcohol dehydrogenase isoform X1 produces the protein MFQRLQLQVLIKMATTSQVITCKGVVCWGGGEAVRLEEIEVDPPKSTEIRVKMLCSSICHTDIKRIRGSPVVKYPLAVGHEGVGVVESVGEEVKNLKEGDMVIPTFIGECKQCEICISGKSNLCMTNPLMLNGLMRDNTSRLSCKGKRLHHIFSCATWSEYMVVDANYAFKVDPSIDLAHASFISCGFSTGYGAAWKEAKVESGSSVAVFGLGAVGLGAISGAKMMGATKIIGIDKNDMKREKGEIFGMTHFINPSDSDMPPSELVKELSDGRMGVDYSFECTGISHLIIESLQATKVGTGKTIVIGAPTEPIEPFGFASILKGKTLKGSIFGGLKANSDLSIIADKCHKREFPLEELYTHEVQLADINQAFELLKQPNCVKVVIKI, from the exons Atgtttcagag ATTACAGCttcaagttttaattaaaatggCTACCACTTCACAAGTTATTACCTGCAAAG GAGTAGTGTGCTGGGGAGGTGGAGAGGCTGTAAGATTAGAAGAGATTGAAGTTGATCCACCAAAATCAACTGAAATTCGAGTTAAGATGCTTTGTTCCAGCATCTGCCACACTGATATCAAAAGAATTAGAGGATCCCCAGTA GTGAAGTATCCTCTTGCTGTTGGACATGAAGGAGTCGG TGTTGTAGAGAGTGTTGGAGAGGAAGTGAAAAATCTAAAAGAAGGGGATATGGTGATTCCAACGTTCATAGGAGAGTGCAAACAATGTGAGATTTGCATTTCAGGAAAATCCAATTTGTGCATGACAAACCCTTTAATGCTGAATGGATTGATGAGAGACAACACTTCAAGGTTGTCCTGCAAAGGCAAAAGGCTTCACCATATTTTCAGTTGTGCCACTTGGTCAGAGTACATGGTTGTTGATGCCAACTATGCTTTTAAAGTTGATCCAAGCATTGACCTAGCACATGCCAGTTTCATCTCATGTGGCTTTTCAACTGGTTATGGTGCTGCTTGGAAGGAAGCTAAGGTTGAAAGTGGATCAAGTGTTGCTGTTTTTGGTCTTGGCGCTGTTGGATTGGGG GCCATCAGCGGAGCAAAAATGATGGGAGCAACTAAGATAATAGGGATTGACAAAAATGAtatgaaaagagaaaaaggagaaatttttggaatGACTCACTTTATAAATCCTAGTGATTCTGATATGCCTCCATCAGAATTGGTGAAAGAATTGAGTGATGGAAGAATGGGTGTGGATTATTCTTTTGAGTGCACTGGAATCAGCCATTTGATTATTGAGTCCCTACAAGCCACAAAAGTG GGAACAGGTAAAACAATTGTAATTGGTGCACCAACTGAACCAATTGAGCCATTTGGTTTTGCTTCAATCCTTAAAGGCAAGACTTTGAAAGGTTCTATCTTTGGAGGGTTAAAAGCAAATTCAGACCTTTCCATTATAGCTGACAAATGCCACAAAAGG GAATTTCCTCTTGAAGAATTATACACTCATGAGGTTCAATTGGCAGATATAAATCAAGCATTTGAGCTTTTGAAACAGCCCAATTGTGTGAAAGTTGTCATCAAGATATGA
- the LOC112737264 gene encoding CYP enzymes assisting alcohol dehydrogenase isoform X2, translated as MKKLQLQVLIKMATTSQVITCKGVVCWGGGEAVRLEEIEVDPPKSTEIRVKMLCSSICHTDIKRIRGSPVVKYPLAVGHEGVGVVESVGEEVKNLKEGDMVIPTFIGECKQCEICISGKSNLCMTNPLMLNGLMRDNTSRLSCKGKRLHHIFSCATWSEYMVVDANYAFKVDPSIDLAHASFISCGFSTGYGAAWKEAKVESGSSVAVFGLGAVGLGAISGAKMMGATKIIGIDKNDMKREKGEIFGMTHFINPSDSDMPPSELVKELSDGRMGVDYSFECTGISHLIIESLQATKVGTGKTIVIGAPTEPIEPFGFASILKGKTLKGSIFGGLKANSDLSIIADKCHKREFPLEELYTHEVQLADINQAFELLKQPNCVKVVIKI; from the exons atgaaaaa ATTACAGCttcaagttttaattaaaatggCTACCACTTCACAAGTTATTACCTGCAAAG GAGTAGTGTGCTGGGGAGGTGGAGAGGCTGTAAGATTAGAAGAGATTGAAGTTGATCCACCAAAATCAACTGAAATTCGAGTTAAGATGCTTTGTTCCAGCATCTGCCACACTGATATCAAAAGAATTAGAGGATCCCCAGTA GTGAAGTATCCTCTTGCTGTTGGACATGAAGGAGTCGG TGTTGTAGAGAGTGTTGGAGAGGAAGTGAAAAATCTAAAAGAAGGGGATATGGTGATTCCAACGTTCATAGGAGAGTGCAAACAATGTGAGATTTGCATTTCAGGAAAATCCAATTTGTGCATGACAAACCCTTTAATGCTGAATGGATTGATGAGAGACAACACTTCAAGGTTGTCCTGCAAAGGCAAAAGGCTTCACCATATTTTCAGTTGTGCCACTTGGTCAGAGTACATGGTTGTTGATGCCAACTATGCTTTTAAAGTTGATCCAAGCATTGACCTAGCACATGCCAGTTTCATCTCATGTGGCTTTTCAACTGGTTATGGTGCTGCTTGGAAGGAAGCTAAGGTTGAAAGTGGATCAAGTGTTGCTGTTTTTGGTCTTGGCGCTGTTGGATTGGGG GCCATCAGCGGAGCAAAAATGATGGGAGCAACTAAGATAATAGGGATTGACAAAAATGAtatgaaaagagaaaaaggagaaatttttggaatGACTCACTTTATAAATCCTAGTGATTCTGATATGCCTCCATCAGAATTGGTGAAAGAATTGAGTGATGGAAGAATGGGTGTGGATTATTCTTTTGAGTGCACTGGAATCAGCCATTTGATTATTGAGTCCCTACAAGCCACAAAAGTG GGAACAGGTAAAACAATTGTAATTGGTGCACCAACTGAACCAATTGAGCCATTTGGTTTTGCTTCAATCCTTAAAGGCAAGACTTTGAAAGGTTCTATCTTTGGAGGGTTAAAAGCAAATTCAGACCTTTCCATTATAGCTGACAAATGCCACAAAAGG GAATTTCCTCTTGAAGAATTATACACTCATGAGGTTCAATTGGCAGATATAAATCAAGCATTTGAGCTTTTGAAACAGCCCAATTGTGTGAAAGTTGTCATCAAGATATGA
- the LOC112737264 gene encoding CYP enzymes assisting alcohol dehydrogenase isoform X3, whose protein sequence is MATTSQVITCKGVVCWGGGEAVRLEEIEVDPPKSTEIRVKMLCSSICHTDIKRIRGSPVVKYPLAVGHEGVGVVESVGEEVKNLKEGDMVIPTFIGECKQCEICISGKSNLCMTNPLMLNGLMRDNTSRLSCKGKRLHHIFSCATWSEYMVVDANYAFKVDPSIDLAHASFISCGFSTGYGAAWKEAKVESGSSVAVFGLGAVGLGAISGAKMMGATKIIGIDKNDMKREKGEIFGMTHFINPSDSDMPPSELVKELSDGRMGVDYSFECTGISHLIIESLQATKVGTGKTIVIGAPTEPIEPFGFASILKGKTLKGSIFGGLKANSDLSIIADKCHKREFPLEELYTHEVQLADINQAFELLKQPNCVKVVIKI, encoded by the exons atggCTACCACTTCACAAGTTATTACCTGCAAAG GAGTAGTGTGCTGGGGAGGTGGAGAGGCTGTAAGATTAGAAGAGATTGAAGTTGATCCACCAAAATCAACTGAAATTCGAGTTAAGATGCTTTGTTCCAGCATCTGCCACACTGATATCAAAAGAATTAGAGGATCCCCAGTA GTGAAGTATCCTCTTGCTGTTGGACATGAAGGAGTCGG TGTTGTAGAGAGTGTTGGAGAGGAAGTGAAAAATCTAAAAGAAGGGGATATGGTGATTCCAACGTTCATAGGAGAGTGCAAACAATGTGAGATTTGCATTTCAGGAAAATCCAATTTGTGCATGACAAACCCTTTAATGCTGAATGGATTGATGAGAGACAACACTTCAAGGTTGTCCTGCAAAGGCAAAAGGCTTCACCATATTTTCAGTTGTGCCACTTGGTCAGAGTACATGGTTGTTGATGCCAACTATGCTTTTAAAGTTGATCCAAGCATTGACCTAGCACATGCCAGTTTCATCTCATGTGGCTTTTCAACTGGTTATGGTGCTGCTTGGAAGGAAGCTAAGGTTGAAAGTGGATCAAGTGTTGCTGTTTTTGGTCTTGGCGCTGTTGGATTGGGG GCCATCAGCGGAGCAAAAATGATGGGAGCAACTAAGATAATAGGGATTGACAAAAATGAtatgaaaagagaaaaaggagaaatttttggaatGACTCACTTTATAAATCCTAGTGATTCTGATATGCCTCCATCAGAATTGGTGAAAGAATTGAGTGATGGAAGAATGGGTGTGGATTATTCTTTTGAGTGCACTGGAATCAGCCATTTGATTATTGAGTCCCTACAAGCCACAAAAGTG GGAACAGGTAAAACAATTGTAATTGGTGCACCAACTGAACCAATTGAGCCATTTGGTTTTGCTTCAATCCTTAAAGGCAAGACTTTGAAAGGTTCTATCTTTGGAGGGTTAAAAGCAAATTCAGACCTTTCCATTATAGCTGACAAATGCCACAAAAGG GAATTTCCTCTTGAAGAATTATACACTCATGAGGTTCAATTGGCAGATATAAATCAAGCATTTGAGCTTTTGAAACAGCCCAATTGTGTGAAAGTTGTCATCAAGATATGA
- the LOC112737265 gene encoding 8-hydroxygeraniol oxidoreductase: protein MTSTSQVITCKAAVCWKVGEGVKIEEIQVDPPKATEVRLKMLCSSICHTDISSIQGTPMFNFYPLALGHEGVGVVESVGDEVKSLKGGDMVIPIFVGECKECENCISGKSNLCMTYPLSLTGLMPDNTSRMSCRGQRLYHPSSCATWSEYTVIDVNYLVKVDPSINPAHASFISCGFSTGYGAAWKEAKVESGSSVAVFGLGAVGLGAISAAKMLGATKIIGIDINDMKREKGEAFGMTHFINSSNSDKSPSELVKELSDGLGVDFSFECTGVGPLLTESLEATKVGSGKTITLGVGTEPFVSFGLFSILFGRTLKGSIFGGLKSISDLPIIADKCIKQEFPLQELFTHEVQLTDIEQAFELLKQPTCVKVVIKI, encoded by the exons ATGACAAGCACTTCTCAAGTTATTACATGCAAAG CTGCAGTATGTTGGAAGGTTGGAGAGGGTGTGAAGATTGAAGAGATTCAAGTTGATCCACCAAAAGCAACTGAAGTTCGACTTAAGATGCTTTGTTCTAGCATCTGCCACACTGATATTTCAAGCATTCAAGGAACTCCTATG TTTAATTTTTATCCTCTAGCACTTGGACACGAAGGAGTTGG GGTTGTAGAAAGTGTTGGGGATGAAGTAAAGAGTTTGAAAGGAGGTGATATGGTGATTCCAATATTTGTAGGAGAGTGCAAAGAATGTGAGAATTGCATTTCAGGAAAATCAAATTTGTGCATGACATATCCTTTGAGCCTAACTGGCTTGATGCCAGATAACACTTCAAGGATGTCCTGCAGAGGCCAGAGGCTATACCACCCTTCGAGCTGTGCCACGTGGTCCGAGTACACGGTTATCGATGTTAACTACCTTGTTAAGGTTGATCCAAGCATTAATCCCGCTCATGCCAGTTTCATATCATGTGGGTTCTCAACTGGCTATGGAGCTGCATGGAAGGAAGCCAAGGTTGAAAGTGGATCAAGTGTTGCTGTCTTTGGTCTTGGTGCTGTTGGATTAGGG GCTATAAGTGCAGCAAAAATGTTGGGGGCAACTAAGATAATAGGGATTGACATAAATGATATGAAGAGAGAAAAAGGTGAAGCTTTTGGAATGACTCACTTTATAAATTCAAGTAATTCTGATAAATCTCCTTCAGAATTGGTTAAAGAATTGAGTGATGGACTTGGTGTGGATTTTTCATTTGAGTGCACTGGAGTTGGCCCTTTGCTTACTGAATCATTAGAAGCTACAAAAGTG GGATCAGGTAAAACAATAACACTTGGTGTAGGAACTGAACCTTTTGTATCATTTGGTCTGTTTTCTATTCTTTTTGGAAGAACTTTGAAAGGATCAATATTTGGTGGGTTAAAATCCATATCAGACCTACCCATCATAGCTGACAAATGCATTAAACAG GAATTCCCTCTTCAAGAACTATTCACCCACGAGGTTCAATTAACAGATATAGAACAAGCATTTGAGCTGTTGAAACAACCCACTTGTGTGAAAGTTGTCATCAAGATATGA